In Deinococcus radiophilus, a single genomic region encodes these proteins:
- a CDS encoding Eco57I restriction-modification methylase domain-containing protein: MSPTQLQHVQVHALGLTDDFLLQLSDRAQTAKLAGASPSSYDLPPKVTLEEAVQDAWDDARKAWARYQQHGTDVWAGWVRPLLRVLSYSFVGAGTASGKYAVSNLSETGDVPLHFTRQADLDRVTDETGVRVSPHGLMQGYLNAEEQHLWGLVTNGETLRLLRDNAQVTRPAYAEFQIGDIMRTEDARAFRVLWLLLHRSRLRGGKLGPLEAWNEASKELGQRANDTLRDGVKQAVEALGTGFLRRNPELLERTRTGELPAADLYRACLNTVYQLVFLFVTEDRDLLFARREDGEYLPDAVTRARAAHYLTRTLRQKAGAVTGSVHHTDAYAAWERLLGYLRTGFEPLGLPALGSLLFQPNALSGLKLSNADFYAALRALSEISVNGSLRLVNYAGLDSEELGSIYESLLELVPRIEVGPRFSLAVLPGNERKTTGSYYTPSSLIELLLESALDPVIEDAVRNKLPEEAIAALKNLKVIDPACGSGHFLIAAARRIGARLAELEEETGQPSPRAVRRATRTVIAHCIYGADINPMAIELAKVALWLEAQDAGKPLAFLDHRLRVGNSLLGTTPDLMNAEDEIPEKKPKRGMPVPAVRAQTLHLPDAAFAALEGDDKKTVSELKKRNKAEREDLIKQAHGAQALFNLTEDLAPITAMVRALGNIEPEDLLHVQTQESTWATIQRNPHMQNKKLLADAWAAAFVLPKVAGAPAITTYTLHALKANPQAESLAPLRQAVAEAAAQYHFLHPHIEFPDVFGDAGKGGFDCVLGNPPWERIKLQEKEWFAQRVPEIATAPNAAARTKLIKDLKTERPQIYADFLRDLRQAEGESHFIRASGRYPLTGRGDVNTYAIFSEANRDSLNPYGRMGIIVPTGIATDDTTKFFFQDMMNGQNLVSLYDFENRNAIFPGVHRSFKFCTLSVSGKDDKQSAAQFVFFALNAEEVRDPDKVFSLSPQEIALLNPNTRTAPVFRSARDARITKEIYQRVPVLLNEATGENPWGIRFMAMFHMSNDSGLFKTAKDLEEDGFALHGNRYRKGASELLPLYEAKLMHQFDHRFATYTSEGETRDMTSAEKADANALPLPRYWVEAGEVEEKLGKKEGRRNSEWEWTKGWSMGWRDITNSTNERTYIGSIYPRFAAGDTFLQMYTDEPSRKVCALISMVNSFVFDYATRQKIGGTHLKYNVTKQLPVLPPSSITHHLTPFRA, encoded by the coding sequence GTGAGTCCGACTCAGCTTCAACACGTTCAGGTTCATGCGCTGGGCCTGACCGATGATTTCCTGCTGCAACTCTCTGACCGTGCCCAGACCGCCAAGCTGGCAGGGGCAAGCCCCAGTAGCTATGACCTACCGCCCAAAGTCACCCTGGAAGAAGCGGTGCAGGATGCCTGGGACGATGCCCGCAAGGCCTGGGCACGCTACCAGCAGCACGGCACCGATGTCTGGGCGGGGTGGGTGCGCCCGCTGCTGAGAGTGCTGAGCTATTCCTTTGTGGGGGCAGGAACCGCCAGCGGCAAATACGCGGTAAGCAACCTCTCGGAGACGGGCGACGTGCCGCTGCACTTTACCCGCCAGGCTGACCTGGACCGGGTGACGGACGAAACGGGCGTGCGGGTCAGCCCCCACGGGCTGATGCAGGGCTACCTGAACGCCGAAGAACAGCACCTGTGGGGTCTGGTCACCAACGGCGAGACGCTGCGGCTGCTGCGCGACAACGCTCAGGTGACGCGCCCCGCCTACGCCGAGTTTCAGATAGGCGACATCATGCGGACCGAGGACGCCCGCGCCTTCCGGGTGCTGTGGCTGCTGCTGCACCGCTCCCGCCTGCGCGGAGGCAAACTGGGGCCGCTGGAAGCCTGGAACGAGGCCAGTAAGGAGCTGGGTCAGCGGGCCAACGATACCCTGCGCGATGGAGTCAAGCAGGCGGTAGAAGCCCTGGGCACTGGCTTCCTGCGCCGTAATCCTGAGCTGCTGGAGAGAACCCGCACGGGTGAGCTGCCCGCCGCTGACCTCTACCGTGCCTGCCTGAACACTGTGTATCAACTGGTCTTCCTGTTCGTGACGGAAGACCGCGACCTGTTGTTCGCCCGCCGCGAGGACGGCGAGTACCTGCCCGACGCCGTCACCCGTGCGCGGGCCGCCCACTACCTGACCCGCACCCTGCGGCAGAAGGCGGGGGCCGTGACGGGCAGCGTCCACCACACCGATGCCTACGCCGCCTGGGAGCGCTTGCTGGGCTACCTCCGCACGGGGTTCGAGCCGCTGGGCCTGCCTGCGCTGGGAAGTCTGCTGTTCCAGCCGAACGCCCTCAGTGGCCTCAAGCTCAGCAACGCTGACTTTTACGCCGCTCTTCGGGCGCTGAGCGAAATCAGCGTGAACGGTAGCCTGCGCCTCGTGAACTACGCGGGTCTGGACTCCGAGGAACTGGGCAGCATCTACGAAAGCCTGCTGGAACTGGTGCCGCGTATTGAGGTCGGCCCGCGCTTCTCGCTGGCGGTGCTGCCTGGCAACGAGCGCAAGACCACCGGCAGCTACTACACGCCCAGCTCTCTGATTGAGTTGCTGCTGGAATCGGCGCTGGACCCGGTGATAGAGGATGCGGTGCGGAACAAGCTCCCCGAAGAGGCCATCGCCGCCCTCAAGAACCTGAAAGTGATTGACCCCGCCTGTGGCAGCGGCCACTTCCTGATTGCCGCCGCCCGCCGCATCGGGGCGCGGCTGGCCGAATTGGAAGAGGAGACGGGCCAGCCTAGCCCCCGTGCGGTGCGCCGCGCCACCCGCACGGTTATCGCGCACTGCATCTACGGAGCCGACATCAACCCGATGGCGATTGAGCTGGCAAAGGTCGCCCTGTGGCTGGAAGCGCAGGACGCAGGCAAGCCGCTGGCCTTCCTGGACCACCGCCTGCGCGTGGGCAATAGCCTCTTGGGCACCACGCCAGACCTGATGAACGCCGAAGACGAGATTCCAGAGAAAAAGCCCAAGCGCGGGATGCCCGTGCCCGCCGTGCGTGCCCAGACGCTGCACCTGCCCGACGCCGCCTTTGCCGCGTTGGAAGGCGACGACAAAAAGACCGTTTCGGAGCTGAAAAAGCGCAACAAGGCCGAGCGCGAAGACCTCATCAAGCAGGCGCACGGAGCGCAAGCCCTTTTTAACCTCACCGAAGACCTGGCCCCTATCACCGCGATGGTGAGGGCACTGGGCAACATCGAACCTGAAGACCTGCTGCATGTGCAGACGCAGGAAAGCACCTGGGCCACTATTCAGCGCAATCCGCACATGCAGAACAAAAAACTGCTGGCCGATGCCTGGGCCGCCGCCTTCGTGCTGCCCAAAGTCGCGGGCGCGCCTGCCATTACCACCTACACCCTGCACGCCCTGAAAGCCAACCCGCAGGCCGAGAGCCTCGCCCCCCTCCGGCAGGCCGTGGCCGAGGCTGCCGCGCAGTACCACTTCCTGCACCCCCACATCGAGTTCCCCGACGTGTTTGGCGACGCGGGCAAAGGCGGCTTCGACTGCGTGCTGGGCAACCCGCCGTGGGAAAGAATCAAGTTGCAAGAAAAGGAATGGTTCGCCCAGCGTGTGCCCGAAATCGCCACCGCGCCCAACGCTGCCGCCCGCACGAAGCTGATTAAAGACCTCAAGACCGAGCGCCCCCAGATTTACGCCGACTTTTTGCGCGACCTACGCCAAGCCGAAGGCGAAAGCCATTTCATCCGTGCCAGCGGGCGCTACCCGCTGACGGGGCGCGGCGACGTGAACACCTACGCCATTTTCAGCGAGGCGAACCGCGACAGCCTGAACCCTTACGGGCGCATGGGCATTATCGTGCCTACGGGCATAGCCACCGACGACACCACCAAGTTTTTCTTTCAGGACATGATGAACGGGCAAAATCTGGTGAGTCTGTACGACTTTGAGAACCGCAACGCGATTTTCCCCGGCGTACACCGCTCATTTAAGTTCTGCACGCTCAGCGTCAGCGGTAAGGATGACAAGCAGAGCGCCGCCCAGTTCGTTTTCTTTGCGCTCAATGCCGAAGAAGTGCGCGACCCTGACAAGGTTTTTAGCCTCTCGCCGCAGGAAATCGCCCTGCTGAACCCCAACACCCGCACCGCGCCCGTGTTCCGCAGCGCCAGAGATGCCCGAATCACCAAAGAGATTTACCAGCGCGTGCCTGTGCTGCTGAACGAGGCCACAGGCGAGAATCCTTGGGGCATTCGGTTTATGGCAATGTTCCACATGTCCAACGACTCTGGCCTATTCAAAACCGCCAAAGACTTGGAAGAAGACGGCTTTGCGCTGCACGGCAACCGCTACCGCAAAGGCGCAAGCGAACTGCTACCGCTGTACGAAGCCAAGCTGATGCACCAGTTTGACCACCGCTTTGCGACCTACACGTCAGAGGGCGAGACGCGGGACATGACCAGCGCAGAAAAGGCCGACGCAAACGCTTTGCCTTTGCCGAGGTACTGGGTAGAAGCGGGGGAAGTGGAAGAAAAATTGGGCAAGAAGGAGGGTAGGCGCAACAGTGAATGGGAATGGACTAAAGGCTGGTCTATGGGCTGGCGCGACATCACAAACTCAACCAACGAGCGAACTTACATAGGTTCAATCTATCCACGCTTTGCGGCTGGCGATACATTCCTTCAAATGTATACAGATGAGCCAAGCAGAAAAGTTTGTGCTCTGATTTCAATGGTCAATAGCTTTGTATTTGATTATGCTACACGGCAGAAAATTGGCGGGACACACCTTAAATACAACGTCACAAAGCAACTCCCCGTTCTCCCTCCATCATCCATTACCCATCATCTAACGCCGTTTAGGGCCTGA
- a CDS encoding helicase-related protein encodes MSFDIGSMVRARGRDWVVLPESSADFLLLKPLGGSDAEVTGLYAGEGGEKVRTAAFDDPTPTAFGTASGARLLLNAARLAVRSGAGPFRSLGRLGFEPRPYQLVPLLMALRQSPARLLIADDVGIGKTVEAALIARELLDRGEIDRLAVLCPPHLADQWVEELRVKFGIDAVAVLPGTARRLERGCNPGQSIFERYKFTVVSLDLVKSDRWRQDFLTNAPEFVIVDEAHASAEGAGLGTKRHQRYRLLEELAADPERHLLLVTATPHGGKEDAFRSLLRLLNPDFASLPLDLSGAQNERARATLARHLVQRGRKDITEYLQEGTPFPRRHDAELQYTLHPDYAALFDDVLDYARESVQVPGEAQSRTRIRWWAALGLLRALASSPQAAAATLRERASGEGETEEAVIDRLGRELVLDPEEGEEGALDVTPGAQVDSQESEATRTLLQLAERADALAGPKDNKLKLLTTQVTELVKQGFAPIVFCRFIATAEAVAVHLGSVLKDTEVMAVTGRLTPDERVARIEELAQHERRVLVATDCLSEGINLQSVFSAVIHYDLPWNPTRLDQREGRVDRYGQLSPEVRVLIMYGADNRIDTLILDVLVRKHRLIRATLGTSIPAPEEAESLLDVLLSRVLETGSREAIQPLLFEEVQAFDVKWRDAAESEKKSRSRFAQNSIRPEEVAGELAAVREALGDAHTAQDFVLEALGTAGVSVSPRLDGSFVADPAQADIRAEFRDFLRSARRFRFSPQADRGVVPLARNHPLVEQLASTVLGQALEAPEEAAAKRVGVIRTSGVTTQTTLLLLRHRFHLTGRKGNRTWQTLAEELDLLAFAGRAEEPTWLTPEQTRALLTLTPEGNLAPEQKTERLTRTLSDLRGMDDLLMNRAQERAAALLEAHERVRGAARGQGVTYTVEPPGSPDRLGVYLFLPVPKVGGIQ; translated from the coding sequence ATGAGTTTTGATATCGGTTCGATGGTGCGTGCACGTGGGCGCGACTGGGTGGTGCTCCCCGAAAGCAGCGCGGACTTTCTGCTACTCAAGCCCCTGGGAGGCAGCGACGCGGAAGTTACGGGCCTTTACGCCGGAGAAGGTGGAGAAAAGGTCCGCACCGCCGCCTTCGATGACCCCACGCCCACTGCCTTCGGTACGGCCAGCGGGGCCAGACTGCTGCTGAACGCGGCGCGGCTGGCCGTCCGCAGTGGTGCGGGGCCGTTTCGCTCGCTGGGCCGGCTGGGCTTTGAGCCCCGTCCCTACCAGCTGGTACCGCTGCTGATGGCGCTGCGTCAGAGTCCAGCGCGCCTGCTGATTGCCGATGACGTGGGGATTGGCAAGACGGTAGAAGCGGCGCTGATTGCCCGCGAACTGCTGGACCGGGGTGAGATAGACCGCCTGGCCGTGCTGTGCCCCCCGCACCTGGCCGACCAGTGGGTGGAGGAGCTGCGGGTCAAGTTCGGAATAGACGCGGTCGCCGTGCTGCCGGGCACCGCCCGCCGCCTGGAGCGCGGCTGCAATCCCGGCCAGAGCATCTTCGAGCGCTACAAGTTCACCGTAGTCAGCCTAGACTTGGTCAAATCGGACCGCTGGCGGCAGGATTTCCTGACCAACGCGCCGGAATTCGTGATTGTGGACGAGGCGCACGCCAGCGCGGAAGGCGCAGGCCTGGGCACCAAGCGCCACCAGCGGTACCGCCTGCTGGAAGAACTGGCCGCTGACCCCGAGAGGCATCTGCTGTTGGTCACCGCCACGCCGCACGGTGGCAAGGAAGACGCGTTTAGAAGTCTCTTGCGGCTGCTGAATCCTGATTTCGCCAGCTTGCCGCTGGACCTTAGCGGTGCTCAGAATGAGCGTGCCCGCGCCACCCTGGCGAGGCACCTGGTGCAGCGGGGCCGCAAGGACATCACTGAGTATTTGCAGGAGGGTACCCCTTTCCCCAGGCGGCATGATGCGGAACTCCAGTACACCCTGCATCCCGACTACGCAGCTCTGTTCGACGACGTGCTGGATTACGCCCGCGAGAGCGTGCAGGTACCCGGCGAAGCCCAGAGCCGTACCCGCATTCGCTGGTGGGCGGCGCTAGGACTGCTGCGTGCCCTGGCGAGCAGTCCGCAGGCCGCCGCCGCCACCCTGCGTGAGCGGGCCAGTGGTGAAGGAGAAACCGAAGAAGCTGTGATTGACCGCCTGGGCCGCGAGCTGGTCCTGGATCCCGAAGAAGGCGAGGAAGGGGCGCTGGACGTGACCCCAGGAGCACAGGTGGACAGCCAGGAGAGCGAGGCTACCCGTACACTGCTGCAACTGGCGGAGCGGGCCGACGCCCTGGCCGGACCTAAAGACAACAAATTGAAACTGTTGACTACTCAGGTGACCGAACTGGTGAAGCAGGGCTTCGCGCCTATCGTCTTTTGCCGCTTTATCGCCACTGCTGAGGCGGTCGCAGTTCACCTGGGGAGCGTGCTGAAAGACACTGAAGTGATGGCCGTCACAGGCCGCCTGACCCCTGACGAGCGAGTGGCCCGCATTGAGGAACTGGCCCAGCACGAGCGGCGCGTGCTGGTGGCAACGGACTGCCTCTCTGAAGGTATCAACCTGCAAAGCGTGTTCAGCGCGGTCATTCACTATGACCTGCCCTGGAACCCCACCCGCCTCGACCAGCGCGAGGGCCGCGTGGATCGCTACGGGCAGCTTTCACCAGAAGTGCGGGTGCTCATCATGTATGGCGCAGACAACCGCATCGACACCCTGATTCTGGACGTGCTGGTGCGCAAGCACCGCCTGATTCGGGCCACTTTGGGCACCAGCATTCCCGCCCCCGAAGAAGCCGAGAGCCTGTTGGACGTGCTGCTCAGCCGCGTGCTGGAAACCGGCTCGCGCGAAGCCATTCAGCCGCTGCTGTTCGAGGAGGTGCAGGCCTTCGATGTGAAATGGCGTGACGCGGCAGAAAGCGAGAAGAAGTCGCGCAGCCGCTTTGCACAGAACAGCATCCGCCCTGAAGAGGTTGCAGGAGAACTGGCGGCGGTTCGCGAGGCGCTGGGCGATGCCCACACCGCGCAGGACTTTGTTCTAGAGGCGCTGGGCACTGCTGGAGTCAGTGTCAGCCCACGGCTGGACGGCAGCTTCGTGGCCGACCCTGCACAGGCAGACATCAGGGCCGAGTTCCGCGACTTTCTGCGCTCAGCGCGGCGCTTTCGTTTCAGTCCGCAGGCGGACAGAGGCGTGGTGCCACTGGCCCGTAACCACCCGCTAGTGGAGCAGCTTGCCAGTACTGTGCTGGGTCAGGCGCTGGAGGCCCCAGAGGAGGCCGCCGCCAAGCGCGTGGGCGTGATTCGCACTTCTGGCGTGACTACCCAGACCACCCTGCTGCTGCTGCGCCACCGCTTTCACCTGACGGGGCGCAAGGGGAACCGCACCTGGCAGACCCTGGCCGAGGAACTCGACCTGCTGGCCTTCGCGGGTCGCGCCGAGGAGCCGACCTGGCTGACCCCGGAGCAGACCCGCGCTCTGCTGACCCTCACCCCTGAAGGCAATCTGGCCCCAGAGCAGAAGACCGAGCGGCTGACCCGCACGCTCAGCGACCTGCGCGGCATGGACGACCTGCTGATGAACCGCGCCCAGGAGCGGGCTGCCGCCCTACTGGAAGCCCACGAGCGGGTACGCGGAGCCGCCAGGGGTCAGGGCGTGACCTACACGGTGGAACCGCCTGGCTCACCCGACCGCCTGGGCGTGTACCTCTTCTTGCCCGTGCCTAAGGTTGGAGGCATCCAGTGA